A section of the Zavarzinella sp. genome encodes:
- a CDS encoding sigma-70 family RNA polymerase sigma factor, with protein MTWIEVNDLVLRAQTGDREAYGELVKRFQNAVFAMALDRVNNVVDAQELTQEVFVHAMRKLPQLRDPRCFAGWLRRITARMAINKKTRKGAFTGTEPEVLDAVEGHTETPQEQLARKEARTELREGLKQLKELDRETLEAFYLRGQSLKQMSDEFSTPVGTIKRRLHVARLRLKAVLEEMNEGPTKVGSYEGEYANAV; from the coding sequence ATGACCTGGATCGAAGTAAATGATTTGGTTCTGCGCGCTCAAACCGGTGATCGGGAAGCGTACGGAGAATTAGTGAAGCGGTTTCAGAATGCTGTTTTTGCAATGGCACTGGACCGTGTGAATAACGTGGTGGATGCACAGGAATTAACGCAGGAAGTGTTTGTGCACGCCATGCGAAAATTGCCCCAGCTGCGGGACCCCCGGTGCTTCGCCGGCTGGTTACGTCGGATTACCGCACGGATGGCAATCAACAAGAAGACCCGTAAAGGGGCCTTCACGGGTACCGAACCAGAAGTTCTGGATGCGGTGGAAGGGCATACCGAAACCCCCCAGGAACAACTGGCACGGAAGGAAGCTCGCACCGAACTTCGGGAAGGGCTGAAGCAGTTGAAGGAACTGGACCGGGAAACGCTGGAAGCGTTCTACCTGCGTGGTCAGAGCTTGAAGCAGATGAGCGACGAGTTTTCTACCCCGGTAGGAACGATCAAGCGTCGGTTGCACGTCGCCCGGCTGCGGTTGAAGGCTGTGTTGGAAGAAATGAATGAGGGACCCACGAAAGTGGGCTCTTATGAAGGCGAATATGCCAACGCAGTGTGA
- a CDS encoding L-serine ammonia-lyase, whose protein sequence is MSHIRQGEIIGMSTISTFDIFKIGIGPSSSHTMGPWRAALDFLTRIGPLEAITRVRIDLYGSLAKTGKGHGTDYGTVMGLAGYEPSTCAAEELPIVTNLAWKKHQLHLGGQHSIEFVPERDVVFHFDRFLPHHPNGMTLTAFQGDGTLHAETYYSIGGGFIEREGDSPHSDSEQNIPHPFATAAELLQHCRTHGTNIAEVVLRNEHALRQPGEVQQQLTRLQEAMRACIYRGCHQEGVLPGNLGVVRRAAAIARTLLPNSAKLTIQEWWAAIGASGQQFSKVSLWISCFALAVNEENAAFGRVVTAPTNGAAGVVPAVFIYQQLFYPADEESAATFLLTAGAVGSLFKTGATISAAMGGCQAEIGVSSAMAAAGLTATCGGTPEQVLMAAEIAMEHHLGLTCDPVGGLVQIPCIERNTMGAIKAISASQLAMNSDPSKALVSLDAVIRTMWETARDMGTKYKETAEGGLALQIAVNVSEC, encoded by the coding sequence ATGAGCCATATCAGGCAAGGCGAAATCATTGGCATGAGCACCATCAGCACGTTCGATATTTTCAAAATTGGGATTGGGCCTTCCAGCTCCCACACCATGGGTCCATGGCGGGCGGCCCTGGATTTTTTAACCCGAATTGGCCCACTGGAAGCAATTACCCGCGTGCGGATTGACCTGTATGGTTCGCTGGCCAAAACGGGCAAGGGGCACGGCACCGATTATGGAACAGTAATGGGCCTTGCTGGCTATGAACCCAGCACCTGTGCCGCAGAAGAGCTTCCTATTGTAACCAACCTGGCCTGGAAAAAGCACCAGCTTCATCTTGGTGGACAACATTCCATTGAGTTTGTTCCTGAACGTGATGTCGTTTTTCATTTCGATCGATTCCTGCCCCACCATCCGAACGGGATGACCCTAACCGCTTTTCAGGGCGATGGCACATTACATGCAGAAACATACTATTCCATCGGTGGGGGATTCATTGAACGCGAAGGTGATAGCCCGCATTCAGATTCCGAGCAGAATATTCCCCATCCTTTTGCCACCGCAGCCGAACTGTTACAGCATTGTCGCACGCACGGCACCAATATTGCAGAAGTGGTGCTTCGAAATGAACATGCACTGCGACAACCCGGGGAGGTGCAACAGCAATTAACACGGTTACAGGAAGCAATGCGTGCCTGTATCTATCGTGGCTGTCATCAGGAAGGGGTGCTGCCGGGCAACCTGGGCGTAGTCCGACGTGCTGCGGCAATCGCCCGCACGTTACTGCCAAATTCAGCAAAGTTAACAATCCAGGAATGGTGGGCAGCAATTGGTGCATCTGGCCAGCAGTTTTCTAAGGTATCGTTATGGATCAGTTGCTTTGCATTAGCAGTGAATGAAGAAAATGCAGCGTTTGGTCGCGTGGTTACCGCACCCACGAATGGTGCTGCTGGTGTGGTGCCGGCAGTGTTCATCTATCAGCAACTATTTTACCCAGCCGATGAAGAATCTGCAGCCACTTTTCTGCTGACTGCAGGTGCTGTTGGCAGCTTGTTCAAAACGGGTGCTACCATTTCTGCCGCGATGGGTGGTTGCCAGGCAGAAATTGGTGTATCCAGTGCCATGGCGGCAGCAGGTCTGACAGCTACTTGTGGCGGCACACCGGAACAGGTGTTGATGGCTGCCGAAATTGCGATGGAGCACCACCTGGGCCTGACGTGTGACCCCGTTGGCGGCCTGGTTCAGATTCCCTGTATTGAACGGAACACCATGGGAGCGATCAAGGCTATTTCTGCCAGTCAACTGGCCATGAACAGCGACCCCTCCAAAGCACTAGTTTCGCTGGATGCCGTAATCCGCACCATGTGGGAAACTGCACGCGACATGGGTACCAAATACAAGGAAACTGCAGAAGGTGGCCTGGCACTGCAGATTGCAGTGAATGTGAGTGAATGTTAG
- the selD gene encoding selenide, water dikinase SelD — MSTDTPIRLTQLAKRAGCAAKHPPGFLLPLLGQLPTIIDPNVLVGSATADDAAIYRLSDDQALVFTTDFFTPIVDEPFDFGRVAAANALSDIYAMGGKPLMALSIVGFPDSLPVHVLGEILQGASTIAAEAGIAIVGGHTIKSEEPIFGLAVIGTVHPNKVLSNQGAQPGDQLILTKPLGLGIISTAAKNDKDLQGAIVRAIEVMTTLNRTAAEVLTQFPVHALTDITGFGLLGHLRNITAASGCEATIWADAVPILPAARTYVAQGIVPGGTRANRSFLVDWVKYDPTLGDEIQLLLSDAQTSGGLLAAVPDKNLLQVLRALTEAGLQPAHVGEISGKGSGQIHVIPRQVL, encoded by the coding sequence ATGAGTACCGATACACCCATTCGCCTGACCCAACTTGCCAAGCGTGCGGGCTGTGCAGCCAAGCACCCACCCGGATTTCTGCTGCCGTTGCTTGGGCAATTGCCAACGATTATCGATCCGAATGTGCTGGTAGGAAGTGCTACTGCAGATGATGCTGCAATTTACCGTTTGAGTGATGATCAGGCGTTGGTGTTTACTACCGATTTTTTCACGCCCATTGTGGATGAGCCATTCGATTTCGGTCGCGTGGCTGCCGCCAACGCATTGTCTGATATTTACGCAATGGGTGGAAAACCACTAATGGCACTCAGTATCGTGGGCTTTCCAGATTCGCTGCCTGTTCATGTACTTGGCGAAATCCTGCAAGGTGCCAGCACCATTGCTGCGGAAGCTGGCATTGCTATCGTTGGTGGTCACACCATCAAAAGTGAAGAACCCATTTTTGGCCTGGCTGTCATTGGTACTGTGCATCCGAACAAAGTGCTGAGCAATCAGGGGGCCCAGCCTGGAGATCAGTTGATTCTGACGAAACCACTGGGCCTGGGAATTATTTCCACTGCGGCAAAGAATGACAAAGATCTCCAGGGGGCAATTGTGCGTGCCATTGAAGTGATGACCACGTTAAATCGCACTGCTGCCGAAGTGCTGACCCAGTTTCCAGTACATGCACTTACCGATATTACGGGATTTGGTTTACTGGGCCACTTGCGAAACATTACCGCAGCCAGTGGCTGCGAGGCAACCATCTGGGCGGATGCCGTGCCGATTTTGCCTGCCGCACGGACGTACGTGGCACAAGGTATTGTTCCAGGTGGCACTCGTGCCAATCGTAGTTTTCTGGTTGATTGGGTGAAATATGACCCCACCCTGGGTGATGAGATTCAGTTACTTCTTAGCGATGCCCAGACTTCAGGCGGTCTACTGGCAGCAGTGCCGGATAAAAACCTGTTGCAGGTGCTCCGTGCGTTGACGGAAGCTGGCCTGCAACCCGCCCACGTGGGTGAAATCAGTGGTAAGGGTTCCGGGCAGATTCATGTGATTCCACGACAGGTGCTGTAG
- the aspS gene encoding aspartate--tRNA ligase: MADWQRTHTCGALRLTDVSSKVTLNGWVHTIRTYNDQTFIDLRDRYGLTQIVFDGDLKELAEQAKKLGREFCISVTGEVVARLPGKANPKLATGEIEVRVSSMTVLNESRTPPFEVTEFGNELANEDLRMQHRYLDLRRRSIQEVLQMRHRLCTTIRTELDKQQFLEIETPLLGKSTPEGARDYLVPSRLFHGEWYALPQSPQLYKQLLMIAGYDRYFQLARCLRDEDLRADRQPEFTQLDLEMSFVEQDDVLNVIEQLSVAIFRECLGIELPTPFPRMTYDEVMRTYGSDKPDLRYDMKIVDISEIAGGTTFKVFQDCLTAGGVVRGLCAKGAAGQFSNTDLKPGGKLTKFVADYGAKGLAFLKVEQDTVSGSLEKFLTPEQVAALKADMGAETGDLLLFVADQENVVCDSLGALRSHLAQVLKLYDPTAKIFNILWVIDFPSFMWDAEENRWVANHHPFTAPKDEDVHLMSTDPGKVRAKAYDLVLNGYEVGGGSIRIHQPEVQSKMFELLGMAADEAQARFGFLLDALKFGAPPHGGIALGVDRWAMMIAGTTNIRDVIAFPKNQKARDLMTGAPASVDARQLKDLGLK, encoded by the coding sequence ATGGCGGATTGGCAGCGAACCCACACCTGTGGTGCGCTTCGGTTGACAGATGTTTCCAGCAAAGTAACCTTAAATGGTTGGGTGCATACCATTCGCACTTACAACGACCAGACGTTTATCGATCTTCGCGATCGTTACGGCCTGACCCAGATAGTATTTGATGGCGATCTGAAAGAACTTGCAGAACAGGCCAAAAAATTAGGCCGTGAATTCTGTATTTCTGTCACTGGAGAGGTGGTGGCCCGTCTGCCAGGGAAAGCAAATCCGAAACTGGCGACGGGGGAAATCGAAGTTCGTGTATCCTCAATGACTGTATTGAATGAATCCCGCACGCCACCGTTCGAAGTGACGGAGTTTGGTAACGAACTGGCAAATGAAGATCTTCGGATGCAGCACCGCTATCTGGACTTGCGGCGTCGCAGCATCCAGGAAGTGCTGCAAATGCGGCACCGCCTGTGTACCACCATCCGCACCGAACTGGATAAACAGCAGTTTCTGGAAATCGAGACTCCTCTGCTGGGGAAAAGTACCCCGGAAGGTGCCCGCGATTACCTGGTACCCAGTCGCCTTTTTCATGGTGAGTGGTACGCACTGCCGCAATCACCTCAGTTATATAAGCAACTGCTGATGATTGCGGGTTACGACCGCTATTTCCAATTGGCACGCTGCCTGCGTGATGAAGATTTGCGGGCAGACCGACAACCGGAATTTACCCAGCTCGACCTGGAAATGTCATTTGTGGAACAGGATGATGTTCTGAATGTGATTGAACAGCTCAGTGTCGCCATTTTCCGCGAATGCCTGGGAATTGAACTGCCCACGCCATTTCCAAGGATGACCTACGATGAAGTCATGCGGACATACGGCAGTGATAAGCCGGATTTGCGCTACGACATGAAAATTGTGGATATCAGCGAAATCGCTGGTGGCACCACGTTCAAGGTATTTCAGGACTGCCTCACAGCAGGTGGGGTCGTCCGTGGATTATGTGCCAAAGGTGCTGCAGGGCAGTTTTCCAATACCGATCTCAAACCAGGCGGCAAACTGACCAAGTTCGTGGCTGACTACGGTGCTAAAGGGCTGGCTTTCCTGAAAGTCGAACAGGACACAGTTTCTGGTTCTTTGGAAAAGTTCCTGACGCCTGAACAGGTAGCTGCCTTGAAGGCCGACATGGGTGCGGAAACGGGCGACTTACTGTTGTTTGTGGCCGATCAGGAAAATGTGGTGTGCGACAGTCTGGGTGCGTTGCGATCACATTTGGCGCAAGTCCTGAAACTGTATGACCCTACGGCGAAAATCTTTAACATCCTTTGGGTGATAGACTTCCCCAGTTTTATGTGGGATGCAGAAGAAAATCGCTGGGTTGCCAACCACCACCCGTTTACCGCACCGAAGGATGAGGATGTGCATTTAATGTCCACTGACCCTGGAAAGGTGCGTGCCAAAGCTTACGACCTGGTGCTGAACGGTTACGAAGTGGGTGGGGGAAGCATCCGGATCCATCAACCAGAAGTTCAGTCGAAAATGTTTGAACTGTTGGGGATGGCTGCCGATGAGGCCCAGGCTCGCTTTGGCTTTTTGCTGGATGCGTTGAAATTTGGTGCCCCACCCCACGGTGGGATTGCACTGGGTGTTGATCGCTGGGCGATGATGATTGCGGGTACCACCAATATTCGGGACGTGATTGCGTTCCCGAAAAACCAGAAAGCACGCGATTTGATGACCGGTGCTCCCGCATCCGTGGATGCCCGACAGTTGAAGGACCTTGGGCTGAAATAG
- a CDS encoding DUF1080 domain-containing protein — MKTTSILLAMVGVLCPTMMHAEEKDTWTPLFNGKDLSGWKIHPKPHSSIVEVSEKKNDAGKVVAFMGKLKDDKLIPLWRVEDGIIIGGGPPSHLFSEKGEYTNFRYRVEAKINDKGNSGQYFRTAFGPGFPNGYEAQLNATHGDPIRTGSLYPAGGLGKYRKEITVMNTAPHGADEWFVQEVTAVGPKITIAVNGKKTIEFVDPEHRFKKGHFALQAHDPGSVMSFRKIEVIELPSEK, encoded by the coding sequence GTGAAAACAACATCGATCCTGCTGGCTATGGTGGGAGTATTATGCCCCACCATGATGCACGCGGAAGAAAAGGACACCTGGACTCCGCTCTTTAATGGAAAAGACCTGTCGGGCTGGAAGATCCACCCGAAGCCGCATTCTTCCATTGTTGAAGTTTCTGAGAAGAAAAATGATGCGGGCAAAGTTGTGGCGTTTATGGGCAAGTTGAAGGATGACAAATTGATCCCACTTTGGCGAGTGGAAGACGGCATTATCATCGGTGGAGGGCCTCCTTCGCACCTGTTCAGCGAAAAAGGTGAATACACAAACTTCCGATACCGTGTTGAGGCGAAAATCAACGACAAAGGCAACAGCGGGCAATATTTCCGCACTGCTTTTGGCCCCGGTTTCCCCAATGGGTATGAAGCCCAGTTGAATGCCACCCATGGTGACCCGATTCGTACCGGAAGTCTTTATCCTGCAGGTGGTTTGGGCAAATATCGCAAAGAAATCACGGTCATGAACACAGCACCCCACGGTGCGGATGAATGGTTCGTGCAGGAAGTGACCGCAGTGGGTCCCAAAATCACCATCGCAGTCAATGGCAAAAAAACAATTGAATTTGTTGATCCGGAGCACCGATTCAAAAAGGGGCACTTTGCGCTACAGGCCCACGACCCGGGCTCCGTGATGAGTTTCCGAAAAATCGAAGTGATCGAACTGCCCAGCGAAAAGTAG
- a CDS encoding twin-arginine translocase subunit TatC, producing the protein MLSRRDRARPVYDENFFESTRMSFGDHLEELRVRMWRALVGLFFFLVIGFILDGLGDYFKIPQLGIGKPMLKVITAPVEDKVREFFAKRNEIAREKLANAREKHDINRLTETKPMQVQVPTKAFTDTFEGLKLKDPDQEYIDVTLKVSPPEINTIADEGGSVLEKQQFLTSLSVTEAFMVYIKVSLLCGVVLASPWLFWQAWAFIGAGLYPHEKRLVHVYMPFSIFLFLAGVFLCQFIVIPRAVAALLVFNQWIGIDPDFRLKEWLGFAIVMPLVFGLSFQTPLVMTFFNRIGMFTWRDYLSKWRHAVMLLAIMAALLTPSPDIVSMMWLFVPTFSLYLLGILICYYSPPLAFEEDEEEELIGF; encoded by the coding sequence ATGCTTTCCCGACGTGATCGCGCCAGACCGGTTTACGATGAGAATTTTTTTGAATCAACACGAATGTCCTTTGGAGACCACCTGGAAGAACTCCGGGTTCGCATGTGGCGTGCCCTTGTAGGACTGTTTTTCTTCCTGGTAATCGGCTTTATTCTCGATGGGCTTGGAGATTACTTCAAAATCCCACAATTGGGTATTGGCAAGCCGATGCTCAAAGTGATAACAGCTCCCGTTGAAGACAAAGTACGAGAGTTTTTTGCCAAACGAAATGAAATAGCGCGTGAAAAACTGGCCAATGCCCGAGAAAAACATGACATCAACCGCCTGACAGAAACAAAACCTATGCAGGTTCAGGTGCCTACCAAGGCATTCACCGATACTTTTGAAGGCTTAAAACTAAAAGATCCTGATCAGGAATATATCGACGTTACCTTGAAAGTATCCCCACCGGAAATTAATACGATTGCCGATGAGGGCGGCTCGGTACTGGAGAAGCAACAGTTTCTTACCAGTTTGAGTGTGACAGAAGCCTTCATGGTCTACATCAAAGTTTCTTTGTTGTGTGGCGTGGTGTTGGCGAGCCCCTGGTTGTTCTGGCAGGCTTGGGCCTTCATTGGTGCAGGGTTATACCCCCACGAAAAACGCCTCGTGCACGTTTACATGCCCTTCAGTATTTTTCTTTTTCTGGCAGGTGTTTTCCTTTGCCAGTTTATTGTAATCCCGCGGGCGGTGGCCGCATTACTGGTGTTTAACCAATGGATTGGGATCGACCCGGACTTTCGACTGAAAGAATGGCTGGGATTTGCGATTGTGATGCCGCTGGTATTCGGATTGTCGTTTCAAACGCCACTAGTGATGACTTTCTTCAATCGAATTGGGATGTTTACCTGGCGAGATTACCTCTCCAAGTGGCGACATGCGGTGATGTTGCTAGCCATTATGGCGGCACTGCTGACGCCTTCACCTGATATCGTTTCGATGATGTGGCTGTTTGTGCCCACCTTTTCGCTGTATTTGCTGGGTATCCTGATCTGTTATTACTCTCCACCCCTGGCATTTGAAGAAGATGAGGAAGAAGAGCTCATCGGATTTTAG
- a CDS encoding DUF202 domain-containing protein: protein MNETQLRDELAVERTKLANERTVLAYIRTALALAGGGAVLLQLYPSNNLILILAWTLIIFGMLVVVIGAYRFVAIRNRLRKQK from the coding sequence ATGAATGAAACTCAGCTTCGGGATGAACTTGCTGTAGAACGCACCAAACTTGCGAATGAACGGACCGTTTTGGCTTACATCCGCACCGCACTGGCGTTGGCAGGTGGGGGTGCGGTTCTGCTGCAGTTGTATCCATCGAACAACCTGATTCTCATCCTAGCATGGACGTTAATCATCTTCGGGATGCTGGTTGTAGTAATTGGTGCGTACCGTTTTGTGGCTATCCGAAACCGTCTCAGAAAGCAAAAATAG
- a CDS encoding TolC family protein, which produces MHQIRYSRIVRLIMVGVALVPLPACIMVHIERGESSVVTPLPESTSETTISESVHEVFVPPIGGLNKITIGGTGLSGETMPPPVTPDTNEKSPINLPAALKLADASPIDVQIAEEQIAIAQAQLDRANIMWVPNLNIGVDYFRHDGQIQDIVGTVFATNRSSFLAGGGPQAIVSVSDAFHEPLVAKQRLNASIATAQAQRNDTTLQVALSYFQVQQHRGEVAGALDSLKRAEELAARIEKLAPDLTPDVEVNRVKTEVARRRQSLETAYENWQVASAELARLLRLQPNTVLTPVEDPALQLNLFQRDASIDQLCPLALTHRPELAAHQALIQAALARLDQEKARPFLPTIAVRGVGSNTPGLAGGTFGGGIDNYIGDFAGRFSVDVQAVWELQNLGFGNAARVREREAEQRQSMLELLRMKDQVIADVTQAHAQLTRAAKRMEAASSGLENAVSSADKNLTGLSQTKRVGEQILLVIRPQEAISSVSMLQQAYQDYYQAIADYNRAQFRLYRAVGHSGTQLKTFEGAPEVKTEIQPSPTIESDKLQ; this is translated from the coding sequence GTGCACCAAATCCGATATTCACGTATTGTTCGCCTGATAATGGTGGGTGTCGCACTGGTACCACTGCCAGCGTGCATTATGGTGCACATTGAACGTGGGGAATCCTCTGTCGTAACTCCTTTACCAGAAAGCACTTCAGAAACGACGATTTCTGAATCTGTGCACGAAGTATTTGTCCCACCAATCGGTGGCTTGAACAAAATCACTATTGGAGGAACTGGGTTATCAGGTGAAACGATGCCCCCACCTGTAACGCCAGACACAAATGAGAAATCTCCCATTAATCTGCCTGCGGCACTGAAACTGGCAGATGCCAGCCCAATTGATGTGCAGATTGCGGAAGAACAGATCGCAATTGCCCAGGCCCAGCTCGATCGTGCGAACATCATGTGGGTGCCCAACCTGAACATTGGTGTGGATTATTTTCGCCACGATGGGCAGATCCAGGATATTGTTGGTACAGTTTTTGCCACCAATCGGTCATCTTTTCTGGCAGGTGGGGGCCCACAGGCAATTGTTTCAGTCAGCGATGCCTTCCACGAACCTTTAGTGGCGAAGCAACGGTTAAATGCCAGTATCGCCACCGCACAGGCACAACGGAACGACACCACTTTGCAGGTGGCATTGAGTTATTTTCAGGTTCAGCAGCACCGTGGCGAAGTTGCTGGTGCGTTGGATTCTTTGAAACGTGCTGAGGAATTAGCTGCACGTATTGAAAAACTCGCACCCGATTTAACACCAGACGTCGAAGTCAATCGCGTGAAAACGGAAGTTGCGCGCCGTCGGCAGAGTCTGGAAACCGCATATGAAAACTGGCAGGTAGCCAGTGCAGAATTAGCCCGCCTATTGCGATTACAGCCAAATACCGTGCTGACACCCGTAGAAGACCCGGCTTTGCAACTGAATCTGTTTCAACGTGATGCCAGTATCGACCAATTATGCCCACTGGCACTGACGCACCGTCCTGAACTGGCTGCCCACCAGGCGCTAATTCAGGCAGCATTGGCACGTCTGGATCAGGAAAAAGCCAGACCATTTCTGCCCACCATCGCCGTACGTGGGGTGGGTTCCAATACTCCCGGACTGGCTGGGGGTACCTTTGGGGGCGGCATCGATAATTACATTGGCGATTTTGCTGGTCGGTTCAGCGTGGATGTGCAGGCAGTTTGGGAACTGCAGAATCTGGGTTTCGGCAATGCCGCCCGCGTGCGTGAACGGGAAGCAGAACAGCGACAATCGATGCTGGAATTGCTGCGAATGAAAGACCAGGTTATTGCCGATGTGACCCAGGCCCACGCACAACTGACTCGGGCTGCGAAACGGATGGAAGCAGCCAGTTCCGGTCTGGAAAACGCAGTCTCTTCGGCGGACAAAAACCTGACAGGTCTGAGCCAGACAAAACGTGTCGGAGAGCAGATTCTGCTGGTAATCCGCCCACAGGAAGCGATTTCTTCGGTCAGTATGTTGCAGCAAGCGTATCAGGACTACTATCAGGCTATAGCCGATTACAACCGGGCACAATTCCGGCTTTATCGTGCAGTTGGCCATTCTGGCACACAATTAAAGACTTTTGAAGGCGCGCCTGAAGTAAAGACAGAAATACAGCCCAGCCCCACCATTGAAAGCGACAAACTGCAGTGA